The following proteins are co-located in the Pomacea canaliculata isolate SZHN2017 linkage group LG8, ASM307304v1, whole genome shotgun sequence genome:
- the LOC112571301 gene encoding homeobox protein six1a-like isoform X1 encodes MMDPYAYPTGYRVPAFTGGYVTKPDVFRSDNGVAAAAAAAAAAVRPYPNVGMLHDQATTSVGSPTGGGPTMLPSFGFTQEQVACVCEVLQQGGNIDRLARFLWSLPACEHLHKNESVLKAKAVVAFHRGNFKELYKILENNQFSPHNHPKMQALWLKAHYVEAEKLRGRPLGAVGKYRVRRKFPLPRTIWDGEETSYCFKEKSRTILREWYAHNPYPSPREKRELAEATGLTTTQVSNWFKNRRQRDRAAEAKEREHGGSGGGLGSQQDPMSPTTDIKQEKSPDSINGQGKGEDTSPVQLHHPSVYTEMQKAASAAMQGMPGHGSMVPHGMMQSQGHGGHHQGVGPMGGVANGASSDVGQLLSDYQTL; translated from the exons TTTTCCGCTCGGACAACGGCGTcgcagcggcagcagcagcagcggcagcggcTGTACGACCGTACCCAAACGTCGGCATGCTGCACGACCAGGCGACCACCAGCGTGGGCTCCCCGACGGGCGGAGGTCCCACCATGCTGCCATCCTTCGGCTTCACCCAGGAGCAGGTAGCGTGCGTGTGCGAGGTGCTGCAGCAGGGCGGCAACATCGACCGCCTGGCACGCTTCCTGTGGTCACTTCCGGCCTGCGAGCATCTACACAAGAACGAGTCGGTGCTGAAGGCCAAGGCCGTGGTGGCCTTCCATCGGGGCAACTTCAAGGAACTGTACAAGATCCTGGAGAACAACCAGTTCTCGCCGCACAACCACCCAAAGATGCAGGCCCTGTGGCTGAAGGCCCACTATGTGGAGGCGGAGAAGCTACGGGGCAGGCCCCTAGGGGCCGTGGGCAAGTACCGAGTACGTCGCAAGTTCCCGCTGCCCAGGACCATCTGGGACGGCGAGGAGACCAGCTATTGTTTCAAGGAGAAGTCGCGGACGATTCTGAGGGAGTGGTACGCTCACAATCCATACCCCTCTCCTCGTGAAAAGCGGGAGTTGGCTGAGGCCACGGGACTGACCACCACGCAAGTGTCCAACTGGTTCAAGAACAGACGTCAGAGGGATCGAGCAGCCGAGGCCAAGGAACG TGAACACGGAGGCAGCGGAGGAGGTCTGGGCAGCCAGCAGGACCCGATGTCGCCGACGACAGACATCAAACAGGAGAAGTCACCAGACTCCATCAACGGGCAAGGGAAGGGCGAGGACACCTCCCCCGTGCAGCTGCATCACCCGTCGGTGTACACCGAGATGCAGAAGGCGGCGTCAGCGGCGATGCAAGGGATGCCCGGGCACGGCTCCATGGTGCCGCACGGCATGATGCAGTCGCAAGGGCACGGCGGCCACCACCAAGGGGTCGGCCCCATGGGGGGCGTGGCCAACGGCGCCTCCAGTGACGTTGGGCAACTTTTGTCCGATTATCAGACCTTATGA
- the LOC112571301 gene encoding homeobox protein six1a-like isoform X2 produces MDASELFRSDNGVAAAAAAAAAAVRPYPNVGMLHDQATTSVGSPTGGGPTMLPSFGFTQEQVACVCEVLQQGGNIDRLARFLWSLPACEHLHKNESVLKAKAVVAFHRGNFKELYKILENNQFSPHNHPKMQALWLKAHYVEAEKLRGRPLGAVGKYRVRRKFPLPRTIWDGEETSYCFKEKSRTILREWYAHNPYPSPREKRELAEATGLTTTQVSNWFKNRRQRDRAAEAKEREHGGSGGGLGSQQDPMSPTTDIKQEKSPDSINGQGKGEDTSPVQLHHPSVYTEMQKAASAAMQGMPGHGSMVPHGMMQSQGHGGHHQGVGPMGGVANGASSDVGQLLSDYQTL; encoded by the exons TTTTCCGCTCGGACAACGGCGTcgcagcggcagcagcagcagcggcagcggcTGTACGACCGTACCCAAACGTCGGCATGCTGCACGACCAGGCGACCACCAGCGTGGGCTCCCCGACGGGCGGAGGTCCCACCATGCTGCCATCCTTCGGCTTCACCCAGGAGCAGGTAGCGTGCGTGTGCGAGGTGCTGCAGCAGGGCGGCAACATCGACCGCCTGGCACGCTTCCTGTGGTCACTTCCGGCCTGCGAGCATCTACACAAGAACGAGTCGGTGCTGAAGGCCAAGGCCGTGGTGGCCTTCCATCGGGGCAACTTCAAGGAACTGTACAAGATCCTGGAGAACAACCAGTTCTCGCCGCACAACCACCCAAAGATGCAGGCCCTGTGGCTGAAGGCCCACTATGTGGAGGCGGAGAAGCTACGGGGCAGGCCCCTAGGGGCCGTGGGCAAGTACCGAGTACGTCGCAAGTTCCCGCTGCCCAGGACCATCTGGGACGGCGAGGAGACCAGCTATTGTTTCAAGGAGAAGTCGCGGACGATTCTGAGGGAGTGGTACGCTCACAATCCATACCCCTCTCCTCGTGAAAAGCGGGAGTTGGCTGAGGCCACGGGACTGACCACCACGCAAGTGTCCAACTGGTTCAAGAACAGACGTCAGAGGGATCGAGCAGCCGAGGCCAAGGAACG TGAACACGGAGGCAGCGGAGGAGGTCTGGGCAGCCAGCAGGACCCGATGTCGCCGACGACAGACATCAAACAGGAGAAGTCACCAGACTCCATCAACGGGCAAGGGAAGGGCGAGGACACCTCCCCCGTGCAGCTGCATCACCCGTCGGTGTACACCGAGATGCAGAAGGCGGCGTCAGCGGCGATGCAAGGGATGCCCGGGCACGGCTCCATGGTGCCGCACGGCATGATGCAGTCGCAAGGGCACGGCGGCCACCACCAAGGGGTCGGCCCCATGGGGGGCGTGGCCAACGGCGCCTCCAGTGACGTTGGGCAACTTTTGTCCGATTATCAGACCTTATGA
- the LOC112571301 gene encoding homeobox protein six1a-like isoform X3: MLHDQATTSVGSPTGGGPTMLPSFGFTQEQVACVCEVLQQGGNIDRLARFLWSLPACEHLHKNESVLKAKAVVAFHRGNFKELYKILENNQFSPHNHPKMQALWLKAHYVEAEKLRGRPLGAVGKYRVRRKFPLPRTIWDGEETSYCFKEKSRTILREWYAHNPYPSPREKRELAEATGLTTTQVSNWFKNRRQRDRAAEAKEREHGGSGGGLGSQQDPMSPTTDIKQEKSPDSINGQGKGEDTSPVQLHHPSVYTEMQKAASAAMQGMPGHGSMVPHGMMQSQGHGGHHQGVGPMGGVANGASSDVGQLLSDYQTL; this comes from the exons ATGCTGCACGACCAGGCGACCACCAGCGTGGGCTCCCCGACGGGCGGAGGTCCCACCATGCTGCCATCCTTCGGCTTCACCCAGGAGCAGGTAGCGTGCGTGTGCGAGGTGCTGCAGCAGGGCGGCAACATCGACCGCCTGGCACGCTTCCTGTGGTCACTTCCGGCCTGCGAGCATCTACACAAGAACGAGTCGGTGCTGAAGGCCAAGGCCGTGGTGGCCTTCCATCGGGGCAACTTCAAGGAACTGTACAAGATCCTGGAGAACAACCAGTTCTCGCCGCACAACCACCCAAAGATGCAGGCCCTGTGGCTGAAGGCCCACTATGTGGAGGCGGAGAAGCTACGGGGCAGGCCCCTAGGGGCCGTGGGCAAGTACCGAGTACGTCGCAAGTTCCCGCTGCCCAGGACCATCTGGGACGGCGAGGAGACCAGCTATTGTTTCAAGGAGAAGTCGCGGACGATTCTGAGGGAGTGGTACGCTCACAATCCATACCCCTCTCCTCGTGAAAAGCGGGAGTTGGCTGAGGCCACGGGACTGACCACCACGCAAGTGTCCAACTGGTTCAAGAACAGACGTCAGAGGGATCGAGCAGCCGAGGCCAAGGAACG TGAACACGGAGGCAGCGGAGGAGGTCTGGGCAGCCAGCAGGACCCGATGTCGCCGACGACAGACATCAAACAGGAGAAGTCACCAGACTCCATCAACGGGCAAGGGAAGGGCGAGGACACCTCCCCCGTGCAGCTGCATCACCCGTCGGTGTACACCGAGATGCAGAAGGCGGCGTCAGCGGCGATGCAAGGGATGCCCGGGCACGGCTCCATGGTGCCGCACGGCATGATGCAGTCGCAAGGGCACGGCGGCCACCACCAAGGGGTCGGCCCCATGGGGGGCGTGGCCAACGGCGCCTCCAGTGACGTTGGGCAACTTTTGTCCGATTATCAGACCTTATGA